One Pelorhabdus rhamnosifermentans genomic window carries:
- a CDS encoding efflux RND transporter permease subunit, protein MSFLRVFIKRPVFTTMLVFVLVVFGLSALPRLGIDLLPDVDFPIVAVVVTWDGASPEEMENLVAKPIENAVSAVSGIKTIKSTSRPGLAQVVIEFVLGTDPRMAAADVREKVGGIRKALPDQIDEPTTQRYDMTASPIVYYSLYSDQRPRGEIRKMANDIVKDRLQQLDGVGNVAILGGSDREIQVRIDPRRLDAYGLTLDQVISVVNSANANTPGGYVKEKGYEMVVRTLGQFHNVDEIGGIAVTNINNQVVFLRDVASVEDSFAEERTYAETSGSPSVVVSVQKQSGTNTVAVADAVKSEMDKIEQELPGDVHMAVVRDGSLYIKSNVEDVEMSLVLGGLLAVLIVFLFLRDTRATLIGALAIPTSVIATFSLMKVGGFTLNNMSLMGLSLAVGILIDDAIVVVENIHRHIEEGATPAEGAVAGTAEISLAVLATTLSILAVFIPVGSMGEIIGMFFRQFGLTVAFAVAFSLFVAFTLTPMLSARWLRAAGEAAPKRPAFIEAISRQVERLLNKWESGFEALRDFYRKFLQWSLRRPVLIVSVAVVSLLVNFFFVPFLGFEFQPTYDSGEFNINITAPPGTSIEQMRELSRPIEQEVLAMPETRVAFLNVGYSHNPVNKALVGVKLTDASDRQRTMMDIMDQLRMKFRNYTGLKISIMSASSMGGGGDNRPVQVGFQGDDMHILLNLSQELAERLRHVEGATDVDTSANDFEPEVQVILDRAKAGQAGVNADTVGYVVQTAFAGNTTANRYRVGDKDYDIRIRLHDNLRLKPDDVANIRVTTKTGSQVRLGDIAHVNFTSGPTEIDREDRQREVIVYANNIGVSAGDIINATKNEISQMNIPFGYHYKFVGQTRTMNDSFKEIGHALILAVILIYMVLAAQFESFIHPLTIMLSLPFALIGAILGLLVSAKTINIMSLIGIIMLMGLVAKNAILLVDYTNTLRERDGLSREEALLEAGTVRLRPILMTTAAMILGMIPIALGWGAGAELRSSMGVVVVGGLITSTILTLVVVPQMYIFMDKLQTWWKNHGSHNQSSGKTM, encoded by the coding sequence ATGAGTTTTCTACGCGTCTTCATTAAGCGACCTGTTTTTACGACGATGCTTGTTTTTGTCCTCGTTGTTTTCGGGCTATCTGCGTTGCCTCGTCTTGGTATTGATTTATTACCTGATGTGGATTTTCCTATTGTTGCTGTTGTTGTGACCTGGGATGGGGCATCGCCAGAGGAAATGGAGAATTTAGTCGCTAAACCGATTGAGAATGCCGTTAGTGCTGTTTCGGGTATTAAGACGATTAAGTCTACTTCGCGGCCAGGCTTGGCGCAGGTTGTTATTGAATTTGTTCTTGGCACTGATCCTCGTATGGCTGCGGCCGATGTGAGGGAAAAGGTGGGTGGTATTCGCAAAGCCTTGCCTGATCAAATTGATGAACCAACTACACAGCGGTACGATATGACAGCTTCGCCGATTGTTTATTACAGCTTATATTCTGACCAGCGTCCCCGTGGTGAAATCCGTAAAATGGCCAATGATATCGTCAAAGATCGTCTGCAACAGTTAGATGGAGTTGGGAATGTAGCTATTTTAGGTGGTAGTGATCGTGAAATTCAAGTACGCATCGATCCTCGTCGTCTTGATGCCTATGGGTTGACACTTGATCAGGTTATAAGCGTTGTCAATAGCGCGAATGCCAATACGCCTGGTGGCTATGTGAAAGAAAAAGGCTATGAAATGGTTGTACGGACACTGGGACAATTCCACAATGTAGACGAAATTGGCGGTATTGCTGTTACTAATATCAATAATCAAGTGGTTTTCCTGCGTGACGTCGCCTCAGTAGAGGATTCTTTTGCTGAAGAACGCACTTATGCCGAAACAAGCGGCAGTCCCTCTGTCGTAGTATCGGTACAAAAGCAGTCGGGTACCAATACGGTTGCTGTAGCTGATGCCGTAAAAAGCGAAATGGATAAAATCGAGCAGGAACTGCCAGGTGATGTTCATATGGCAGTTGTGCGCGATGGTTCCTTATATATTAAGAGTAATGTAGAAGATGTGGAAATGTCCCTCGTTTTGGGCGGACTTTTAGCAGTTCTTATTGTTTTCTTGTTCCTGCGCGATACAAGAGCAACTTTGATTGGGGCTCTGGCCATTCCAACATCTGTTATTGCTACTTTTTCACTGATGAAAGTTGGTGGATTTACGCTTAATAATATGTCTTTAATGGGCTTAAGTTTGGCTGTCGGTATCTTAATTGACGATGCCATTGTAGTTGTAGAAAATATTCACAGACATATTGAAGAAGGAGCTACGCCAGCTGAAGGGGCTGTAGCAGGTACAGCTGAAATTTCCCTTGCTGTGCTTGCGACGACATTGTCTATTTTAGCTGTGTTTATTCCTGTCGGTTCCATGGGTGAGATTATTGGCATGTTCTTCCGACAATTTGGCTTAACTGTCGCATTTGCTGTGGCTTTTTCATTGTTTGTTGCGTTCACGCTTACGCCGATGTTATCGGCTAGATGGCTGCGAGCTGCTGGTGAAGCTGCGCCTAAACGTCCTGCTTTTATTGAGGCCATCAGCCGTCAGGTGGAGCGATTGCTGAATAAATGGGAAAGTGGCTTTGAAGCACTGCGCGATTTTTATCGGAAATTTTTGCAGTGGTCCTTACGGCGGCCAGTACTTATTGTCAGTGTTGCCGTGGTTTCTTTACTTGTCAATTTCTTTTTTGTTCCTTTTTTAGGATTTGAATTTCAGCCTACATATGATTCAGGTGAATTTAATATTAATATTACAGCTCCGCCTGGTACGTCGATTGAGCAGATGCGTGAACTATCCAGGCCTATTGAACAGGAAGTTCTTGCCATGCCAGAAACACGGGTAGCTTTTTTAAATGTCGGCTATAGTCATAATCCCGTGAATAAGGCGTTAGTTGGCGTAAAACTTACGGATGCAAGTGACAGGCAGCGTACAATGATGGATATTATGGATCAATTGCGAATGAAATTCCGGAATTATACGGGGCTGAAGATTTCGATTATGTCGGCATCAAGCATGGGGGGCGGTGGCGATAATCGCCCCGTACAAGTGGGTTTTCAAGGCGATGATATGCACATTTTGCTAAATTTGTCGCAAGAATTGGCGGAAAGGTTGCGCCATGTCGAGGGAGCTACTGATGTGGATACGTCAGCAAATGATTTTGAACCGGAAGTACAGGTTATTCTCGACAGGGCAAAAGCTGGTCAGGCCGGTGTGAACGCCGATACAGTGGGCTATGTTGTTCAAACCGCTTTTGCTGGTAACACAACGGCCAACCGTTATCGTGTCGGTGATAAGGATTATGATATTCGCATTCGTCTGCACGATAATTTGAGATTAAAACCCGATGATGTTGCAAATATTCGTGTTACAACAAAAACCGGTAGTCAAGTGCGGCTTGGCGATATTGCTCATGTCAATTTCACATCAGGTCCGACAGAGATAGACCGAGAAGATCGTCAAAGAGAAGTGATTGTCTATGCCAATAATATTGGTGTTTCCGCAGGCGATATTATTAATGCGACTAAAAATGAAATTAGCCAAATGAATATTCCTTTTGGTTATCACTATAAGTTTGTTGGTCAGACGCGTACAATGAATGACTCATTTAAAGAAATAGGTCATGCTCTGATTCTTGCTGTTATTTTAATTTATATGGTTCTTGCGGCCCAGTTTGAGAGCTTTATTCATCCCTTAACAATCATGCTATCCTTACCATTCGCTTTGATTGGCGCAATTCTGGGATTGCTTGTGAGTGCTAAAACCATTAATATTATGAGTCTCATTGGGATTATTATGTTGATGGGCTTAGTCGCCAAGAATGCTATCTTACTTGTAGATTATACGAATACCTTAAGAGAGCGCGACGGACTATCACGTGAAGAAGCCTTGCTTGAAGCAGGTACCGTTCGGTTACGTCCGATTTTGATGACAACAGCAGCCATGATCTTGGGCATGATTCCTATTGCATTGGGCTGGGGAGCGGGTGCCGAACTGCGTTCTTCCATGGGCGTTGTTGTTGTGGGAGGACTTATTACATCGACTATTTTGACCTTAGTTGTTGTACCTCAAATGTATATATTTATGGATAAATTGCAGACTTGGTGGAAAAATCACGGTTCCCATAACCAATCGTCAGGGAAAACAATGTAA
- a CDS encoding efflux RND transporter periplasmic adaptor subunit, with amino-acid sequence MKNKRVIYSIIAVAILLFGIIGYRIYSNVQSAKIKAASITKGRIATVEVMPVFTKSVTPVLTFTASLEPGWYSDISPKVDGRIAALNTDEGQFVTAGQVVATVENAEFANQASQAEGSLYAARADLAQARADFDRAAMLFEQGAMSRQQYEAASSKVENLEGQVRSSQGNLGYMQNRLNNADVVTPHSGKVMKRYLQAGDYAKAGTAIFNVADTSVMLAKATVGEGQVTQVKLGDMAQVIIEALSDQPLIGRITKISPSAAVPARTFVVEVTLDNASDTLLSGLTAKVMANGREHPDAVVVPESSLVLFEDQQTVFVLNDDKVVQRKVKVGYVGDGLAEILSGLNPGDLIVVAGQNAIRDGSKVQVTATREAGSL; translated from the coding sequence GTGAAAAATAAGCGAGTCATTTATAGTATCATTGCTGTGGCCATATTATTGTTTGGCATCATAGGTTATCGGATTTACAGCAATGTTCAATCAGCCAAAATTAAGGCGGCATCTATCACAAAGGGAAGAATTGCTACGGTGGAAGTGATGCCAGTGTTTACCAAATCGGTTACACCTGTTTTGACATTCACGGCATCATTGGAACCTGGCTGGTATTCTGATATTAGCCCGAAGGTGGATGGCCGTATTGCTGCCTTAAATACAGATGAAGGTCAGTTTGTTACAGCTGGACAAGTTGTGGCGACAGTGGAAAATGCAGAATTCGCTAATCAGGCATCACAAGCTGAGGGAAGTCTCTATGCTGCACGTGCTGATTTGGCTCAAGCCAGGGCCGATTTTGACCGGGCAGCGATGCTTTTTGAGCAGGGAGCCATGTCACGGCAGCAATATGAAGCAGCTAGTTCTAAAGTAGAAAATCTCGAAGGGCAGGTACGCTCCAGTCAGGGTAATTTAGGTTATATGCAAAATCGCTTAAATAATGCCGATGTTGTCACGCCTCATTCAGGTAAAGTCATGAAGCGTTATTTGCAAGCCGGTGATTATGCCAAGGCCGGAACAGCGATTTTTAATGTGGCTGATACGAGTGTTATGTTGGCTAAAGCAACGGTTGGTGAAGGCCAAGTTACGCAGGTTAAGTTAGGGGATATGGCTCAGGTCATTATCGAAGCTTTATCTGATCAACCTCTAATTGGTAGAATTACGAAGATTTCTCCATCTGCAGCTGTTCCAGCTCGAACATTTGTTGTTGAGGTTACTTTAGATAATGCTTCAGATACACTTTTATCCGGTCTGACAGCCAAAGTTATGGCGAATGGCCGTGAACATCCCGATGCTGTTGTTGTGCCTGAATCGTCTTTAGTACTATTTGAGGATCAGCAGACTGTTTTTGTACTTAATGACGATAAAGTCGTGCAGCGAAAAGTTAAAGTTGGCTACGTGGGAGATGGCTTAGCCGAAATTTTGTCGGGCTTAAATCCGGGTGATCTGATTGTTGTAGCGGGCCAAAATGCTATCCGTGACGGTTCAAAAGTTCAAGTGACAGCCACACGGGAGGCCGGTTCGCTATGA
- the larC gene encoding nickel pincer cofactor biosynthesis protein LarC yields the protein MKVLYLDCFAGISGNMLLGALIQAGLPELELRAAWKKLPLSNYEIDIHSVNKCGIQAIYVDVKPGEGHHHRHLPDIFRIIDDSTLSVQVKQQSKRVFTILAEAEAKVHGTTSDHVHFHEVGAVDSIIDIVGIVFALDYLGIGHIYASKVQVGSGFVRCSHGLMPVPAPATAELLKSIPTYQGDIKKELTTPTGAAILAAYGRSYGEKPAGFITDTLGYGAGTHELDIPNVLRLHLGHVHQEKSDVQSEDLWMVETNIDDSTPQVLAYAMERLFEMGVNDAWLTPIVMKKNRAAVMLSVLTPYKLKQKVCDFIFTETSSIGLRFYPVQRTMAERKMIRVALSGGSSVAVKVSSYQGQVTQVMPEYEDCQIIARQSKIPLKWIQQQASENAWKFVHNNVEVKD from the coding sequence ATGAAAGTTCTTTATTTAGATTGTTTTGCCGGTATTAGCGGTAATATGTTACTTGGTGCTTTGATTCAAGCTGGACTCCCTGAACTGGAACTAAGAGCTGCTTGGAAGAAATTGCCCCTTTCAAATTACGAGATTGATATTCATTCCGTCAATAAGTGTGGTATCCAAGCGATTTATGTTGATGTCAAACCTGGCGAGGGACATCATCACAGGCATTTGCCGGATATTTTTCGGATTATTGATGATTCAACGTTGTCCGTACAGGTCAAACAGCAAAGTAAGCGAGTTTTTACCATCCTTGCTGAAGCAGAAGCTAAAGTTCATGGCACGACAAGCGATCATGTTCATTTTCATGAAGTGGGTGCAGTAGACTCGATTATTGATATTGTGGGGATTGTATTTGCGCTGGATTATCTGGGTATTGGGCATATTTATGCTTCTAAGGTTCAGGTGGGGAGTGGATTTGTGCGCTGCAGCCATGGTTTGATGCCTGTTCCGGCTCCGGCGACAGCAGAATTATTGAAAAGTATTCCAACTTATCAAGGGGATATCAAAAAAGAACTTACCACACCGACAGGGGCGGCTATTTTAGCTGCTTACGGACGTTCTTATGGTGAAAAGCCAGCAGGCTTTATTACAGATACTCTTGGTTATGGCGCTGGAACGCATGAACTGGATATTCCGAATGTGCTGCGCCTTCATCTTGGACACGTCCATCAGGAGAAGTCTGATGTTCAGAGTGAGGACCTATGGATGGTAGAGACGAATATCGATGATTCCACTCCGCAAGTTTTGGCATATGCTATGGAGCGATTGTTTGAAATGGGTGTTAATGATGCCTGGCTTACGCCTATTGTGATGAAGAAAAATCGCGCTGCTGTTATGCTAAGTGTATTGACACCTTACAAGCTCAAACAAAAAGTTTGTGACTTTATATTTACCGAAACGTCATCAATTGGGCTGCGGTTTTATCCGGTACAACGCACGATGGCTGAGAGAAAGATGATCCGTGTTGCTCTGTCTGGTGGTAGTTCCGTTGCCGTGAAGGTCAGTTCTTATCAAGGCCAAGTGACACAAGTCATGCCGGAATATGAGGATTGTCAGATCATAGCACGTCAATCAAAAATACCCTTAAAATGGATTCAACAGCAAGCAAGTGAGAATGCTTGGAAGTTTGTTCATAATAACGTTGAAGTAAAGGACTAG
- the larB gene encoding nickel pincer cofactor biosynthesis protein LarB: MASRERISNILDEYKQGALSREQVIAELNPYEELGFAKIDHQRANRQGFPEVVYAEGKTVEQVVAIVQTLVRRNNSVLATRATKAMYDAVRESISEAVYHELARLIVVEKTPLPKDEERFVLVLTAGTSDLPVAEEAAITAEVMGNKVKRIYDVGVAGIQRLLAQQEWIETANVIIVAAGMEGALASVVGGMAAKPVVAVPTSVGYGANFGGLSALLGMLNSCAAGVAVVNIDNGFGAGRLASLINHMR, encoded by the coding sequence ATGGCAAGTCGTGAGAGAATCAGTAATATTTTAGATGAATATAAGCAGGGAGCGTTGTCGCGTGAGCAAGTGATTGCTGAGCTCAATCCTTATGAAGAATTGGGGTTCGCGAAAATTGATCATCAGCGTGCTAATCGACAGGGCTTTCCTGAAGTCGTTTATGCTGAGGGAAAGACAGTTGAACAAGTTGTCGCCATTGTCCAAACTTTGGTGCGTCGTAATAACAGTGTCCTTGCAACACGAGCTACCAAAGCCATGTATGATGCTGTTCGTGAGAGTATTTCTGAGGCTGTTTATCATGAATTAGCGCGACTTATTGTTGTAGAAAAAACACCGTTGCCGAAAGATGAGGAACGGTTTGTCTTGGTTTTAACAGCTGGAACAAGTGATTTACCTGTTGCCGAAGAAGCGGCTATTACGGCAGAAGTGATGGGCAATAAGGTAAAACGAATTTATGATGTGGGTGTGGCCGGTATTCAGCGGCTTCTTGCACAGCAAGAATGGATTGAGACAGCAAATGTTATTATTGTTGCGGCAGGCATGGAAGGGGCCTTGGCTAGTGTTGTTGGTGGGATGGCTGCCAAGCCAGTTGTAGCTGTACCGACAAGTGTCGGTTATGGTGCTAATTTTGGTGGGTTATCGGCTTTGCTTGGTATGTTAAATAGCTGTGCCGCAGGGGTAGCAGTTGTAAATATTGATAATGGATTTGGTGCGGGGCGCTTAGCGAGTTTGATTAATCATATGAGGTGA
- the larE gene encoding ATP-dependent sacrificial sulfur transferase LarE — MNVTDRIEQKLTKLKNLLSNYEKAVIAFSGGVDSTFLAAAARDTMSDVLLVTARSESLTKEEQQDCVTIAQSLGLRHVFLEAGEFEDKHFVANTAERCYFCKKSRFSALADWAKSRGYSVIFDGTNVDDQGDYRPGLKALAEIAMVKSPLLEAGFYKKDIRFLSEKWQLPTWDKPSAACLVSRLTYGVPITKEHLKQVEQAERIVRPFVTGQLRVRHHGNLARIEVESDQVDLLLKEPARTAIVQALKKFGFTYVTVELGGYRTGSMNEMLEMKP, encoded by the coding sequence GTGAATGTTACGGATAGGATTGAGCAAAAACTAACGAAGTTAAAAAATTTGCTATCAAATTATGAAAAGGCAGTAATTGCCTTTTCAGGTGGTGTGGATAGTACTTTTCTTGCTGCGGCAGCACGCGATACAATGTCTGATGTATTGCTTGTTACTGCTCGGTCGGAAAGTCTGACAAAAGAGGAGCAACAAGATTGTGTAACAATTGCCCAAAGCCTGGGGTTGCGTCATGTTTTCCTTGAAGCAGGTGAATTTGAGGACAAACATTTTGTTGCGAATACTGCAGAGCGCTGTTATTTTTGCAAGAAAAGTCGATTTTCAGCTTTAGCTGACTGGGCGAAGAGCCGGGGGTATTCGGTCATTTTTGATGGTACCAATGTGGATGATCAAGGAGATTATCGGCCCGGTTTAAAAGCTTTGGCTGAAATTGCGATGGTCAAAAGTCCTTTGCTAGAGGCAGGGTTTTACAAAAAAGATATTCGTTTTCTGTCCGAGAAGTGGCAGCTGCCTACGTGGGACAAGCCAAGTGCAGCCTGCTTAGTATCACGTCTTACATATGGGGTTCCTATTACAAAGGAACATCTAAAACAGGTGGAGCAAGCGGAAAGGATTGTCCGTCCTTTTGTGACAGGGCAGCTTCGTGTTCGTCATCATGGCAATTTAGCCCGTATTGAAGTAGAGAGTGATCAAGTGGATTTATTGCTGAAAGAACCCGCCCGTACTGCGATTGTACAGGCCCTTAAAAAATTCGGTTTTACATATGTGACTGTTGAACTTGGCGGCTATCGTACCGGAAGTATGAATGAAATGCTGGAGATGAAACCCTAA
- a CDS encoding type 4a pilus biogenesis protein PilO has protein sequence MIALLNKFNVLTAKKQLLIVALVVTLVSYFFYVLFIVPQRQQLIELEVQHSSDMQKLKQIDEFVLEHPNQEDYLAELDERIVQMNALLPSNPDIGDFLIELQQAAYSSHVEVFHVSPKTYLNKNGYYEIPIEVGVRGYFFNIVEFIKRLESLARFMSMTTVNIQVKQGLLECKIPMVIYTFGTLPEQGSFN, from the coding sequence TTGATTGCGTTGTTGAATAAATTCAATGTTTTAACTGCGAAAAAGCAGCTGTTGATTGTAGCACTTGTGGTTACTTTGGTCAGCTATTTTTTTTATGTTTTATTTATTGTACCTCAGCGTCAACAATTGATAGAGCTTGAAGTACAACATAGTAGCGACATGCAAAAGCTGAAGCAAATCGATGAGTTTGTACTTGAGCATCCTAACCAGGAGGATTATCTAGCTGAATTAGATGAACGTATTGTTCAGATGAATGCACTTTTACCAAGTAATCCTGATATAGGGGATTTTCTAATTGAGCTTCAGCAGGCTGCGTACAGCAGTCACGTAGAAGTATTTCATGTTTCTCCTAAAACTTATCTCAATAAAAATGGTTATTATGAAATTCCCATTGAAGTGGGAGTACGAGGCTATTTTTTTAATATCGTAGAATTTATTAAGCGTTTGGAATCTTTGGCACGCTTTATGAGTATGACGACAGTGAATATTCAGGTGAAGCAAGGGTTACTGGAATGTAAAATCCCTATGGTTATTTATACTTTTGGTACCTTGCCGGAACAAGGGAGTTTCAATTAG
- a CDS encoding PilN domain-containing protein, with the protein MMIRINLLPLAQRKPTFRFELFYIVITCWLMVVFGFIYTYYAVRVFTVENEIDKMHRQLALEQPIQEKMILAEQKLQQISVKNNVLICLSTERSSWAAILSHIAGVTVPEVWFTEITGEKNLLHIKGDSLDYASIAQFIKQLDQDVFVSEPSLVNAEQDDKDPTTKFEITVKIKGL; encoded by the coding sequence ATGATGATTCGTATAAATTTACTGCCCTTGGCTCAACGTAAACCGACTTTTCGATTCGAATTATTTTATATAGTTATTACTTGCTGGCTGATGGTGGTTTTTGGTTTTATTTATACCTATTATGCCGTTAGGGTATTTACTGTTGAAAACGAGATTGATAAAATGCACAGACAGCTTGCATTAGAACAGCCTATACAGGAAAAAATGATATTAGCGGAACAAAAATTACAGCAAATTTCAGTAAAAAACAATGTTCTCATTTGTTTATCAACAGAACGAAGTTCTTGGGCAGCTATTTTATCTCATATAGCTGGTGTAACTGTACCTGAAGTGTGGTTTACTGAGATTACAGGGGAAAAAAATCTCCTTCACATTAAGGGCGATTCGCTAGATTATGCTTCGATTGCTCAATTTATAAAGCAATTAGATCAAGATGTGTTTGTTTCAGAACCATCCCTTGTAAATGCTGAACAAGATGACAAAGATCCTACCACAAAATTTGAAATAACAGTGAAAATAAAGGGGCTGTAA